The Lycium barbarum isolate Lr01 chromosome 9, ASM1917538v2, whole genome shotgun sequence genome has a segment encoding these proteins:
- the LOC132610285 gene encoding glutathione transferase GST 23-like translates to MDQDLKLHGSWPSPYSLRVIWALKLKGLSYEYIEEDLANKSDLLLKYNPIFKKIPVLVHGGKPICESMVILEYLEQLWPNRYPLLPSDPYERAMARFWVNYFEQKSVSLWMIFRAKGEQQERAVKDSLEMLKTIEEHAFKNQKNIFLSGGKIGIVDIAFGWICHWLKIIEDVGGVKLLEENSFPNLQEWMKNFKEVPLVKESLPNQQKLFLPFKLTRDMLIAS, encoded by the exons ATGGATCAAGATTTGAAGCTCCATGGATCATGGCCAAGTCCATATTCATTAAGAGTAATATGGGCTCTTAAACTAAAGGGTTTATCATATGAATACATAGAAGAAGATCTTGCAAATAAAAGTGATTTGCTTCTGAAATATAATCCTATTTTCAAGAAGATCCCGGTACTTGTTCATGGTGGAAAACCTATTTGTGAATCTATGGTTATACTAGAGTACCTTGAACAATTATGGCCAAATCGGTATCCATTGCTCCCAAGTGATCCTTATGAAAGAGCTATGGCTAGATTCTGGGTGAATTATTTTGAACAAAAG AGTGTATCTCTTTGGATGATATTTAGAGCCAAAGGGGAACAACAAGAAAGGGCAGTGAAGGACAGCTTGGAAATGTTGAAAACCATAGAAGAACATGCTTTTAAAAAtcagaaaaatatatttttgagTGGAGGAAAAATTGGAATAGTGGACATAGCCTTTGGATGGATTTGTCACTGGTTGAAAATCATAGAAGATGTTGGAGGTGTGAAGCTGCTTGAAGAAAATTCGTTTCCTAATTTGCAAGAATGGATGAAAAATTTCAAAGAAGTGCCTTTGGTAAAAGAAAGTCTGCCTAATCAGCAAAAATTGTTTTTGCCTTTTAAACTTACAAGGGACATGTTGATAGCATCTTGA
- the LOC132609597 gene encoding probable glutathione S-transferase — protein sequence MEEVILHGTSYNLFTYRVIWALKIKGIPFDYIEEEHSDKGSLIMKYNPAFKRFPILFHGEKALSESMVILEYIEDTWPQNPLLPIDPFDRAKARFWVKFAGDKGHCVGTMYYTTGEKQEKAIKETIEMLKIIEEQAFGDQEKNFFGGEKIGIVDMAFGIIPHWLEVIEDIVGVKLLEPHSFPRLLNWVQNFKEEQVIKENLPNRDNMFVFLKNQREILLSSS from the exons ATGGAAGAAGTAATACTCCATGGAACTTCTTATAATTTATTTACGTATAGGGTCATTTGGGCTTTAAAGATAAAGGGCATCCCTTTTGATTACATAGAAGAGGAACATTCTGATAAAGGCTCTTTAATTATGAAATATAATCCAGCTTTCAAGAGATTTCCAATTCTTTTTCATGGTGAGAAGGCACTTTCTGAATCCATGGTGATTCTTGAATATATTGAAGATACTTGGCCTCAAAATCCACTTCTTCCCATTGATCCTTTTGATAGAGCCAAGGCAAGATTTTGGGTTAAATTTGCTGGAGATAAG GGGCATTGTGTTGGAACAATGTACTACACAACTGGAGAAAAACAAGAAAAGGCCATCAAAGAAACCATAGAAATGCTCAAAATCATAGAAGAACAAGCATTTGGAGATCAAGAAAAGAATTTTTTTGGTGGTGAGAAAATTGGAATTGTGGACATGGCTTTTGGAATAATCCCTCATTGGCTTGAAGTAATTGAAGATATTGTTGGTGTGAAATTATTGGAACCTCACTCATTTCCTCGTTTATTAAATTGGGTACAAAATTTCAAAGAAGAACAAGTCATCAAAGAGAATCTCCCTAATCGTGATAATATGTTTGTGTTTTTAAAGAATCAGAGGGAGATTCTATTGTCATCTTCTTGA